The Micromonospora krabiensis genome window below encodes:
- a CDS encoding protein meaA, whose protein sequence is MDEKAVPGRLPERDRPWVMRTYAGHSSAAATNALFRRNLAKGQTGLSVAFDLPTQTGYDPDHELAAGEVGRVGVPVAHLGDMRALFDGIPLAEMNTSMTINAPAMWLLALYATVGAEQGAEPVRFAGTTQNDIIKEYLSRGTYIFPPAASLRLTADVVAYTLREMPRWNPVNICSYHLQEAGATPVQEVGFALATAVAVLDTVRDSGQVPAERMGDVVQRISFFVNAGVRFVEEIAKMRAFGALWDEITRDRYGVTDPKQRRFRYGVQVNSLGLTEAQPENNIQRIVLEMLGVTLSRDARARAVQLPAWNEALGLPRPWDQQWSLRMQQVLAYESDLLEYPDLFEGSHVMTGLVDEIVAGARVELDKVLEMGGVVTAVETGYLKSALVAALAERRRRMEAGADVVVGVNRFTETEPSPLTAAGAEAVEQVDPAVEADAAIGVREWRAGRDGAAVAAALDRLRADAATTANLMPATLACVRAGVTTGEWAGALRQVFGEYRAPTGLAGGVGPGTDPGLAGVRERVAATARELGSGRLRLLVGKPGLDGHSNGAEQIAVRARDAGFEVVYQGIRLTAGQIVAAAVEEDVDLVGLSVLSGSHLAAVPAVLDGLRAAGRGDLPVVVGGIIPTGDGEHLRAAGVARVFTPKDFALTGIIDELVTVIREANGLA, encoded by the coding sequence ATGGACGAGAAGGCAGTCCCGGGTCGGTTGCCGGAGCGCGACCGCCCGTGGGTGATGCGCACGTACGCCGGGCACAGCTCGGCCGCCGCCACCAACGCCCTCTTCCGCCGCAATCTCGCGAAGGGGCAGACCGGCCTCTCGGTCGCCTTCGACCTGCCCACCCAGACCGGCTACGACCCGGACCACGAGCTCGCCGCCGGTGAGGTGGGGCGGGTCGGCGTGCCCGTCGCCCACCTCGGCGACATGCGGGCCCTCTTCGACGGCATCCCGCTCGCCGAGATGAACACGTCGATGACGATCAACGCGCCGGCGATGTGGCTGCTCGCCCTCTACGCCACCGTCGGCGCGGAGCAGGGCGCCGAGCCGGTCCGGTTCGCCGGCACCACGCAGAACGACATCATCAAGGAGTACCTGTCCCGGGGGACGTACATCTTCCCGCCCGCCGCGTCGCTGCGGCTCACCGCCGACGTCGTCGCGTACACGCTGCGGGAGATGCCGCGCTGGAACCCCGTGAACATCTGCTCGTACCACCTCCAGGAGGCGGGCGCGACGCCGGTGCAGGAGGTCGGTTTCGCCCTCGCCACGGCGGTCGCCGTGCTCGACACCGTGCGCGACTCGGGTCAGGTGCCGGCCGAGCGCATGGGCGACGTGGTGCAGCGGATCTCGTTCTTCGTCAACGCCGGGGTGCGCTTCGTCGAGGAGATCGCCAAGATGCGCGCGTTCGGCGCGCTCTGGGACGAGATCACCCGCGACCGCTACGGCGTGACCGACCCGAAGCAGCGCCGGTTCCGCTACGGGGTGCAGGTCAACTCGCTGGGCCTGACCGAGGCGCAGCCGGAGAACAACATCCAGCGCATCGTGCTGGAGATGCTCGGCGTGACGCTGTCCCGGGACGCCCGGGCCCGCGCGGTGCAGCTGCCCGCCTGGAACGAGGCGCTCGGCCTGCCCCGACCCTGGGACCAGCAGTGGTCGCTGCGGATGCAACAGGTGCTCGCGTACGAGTCGGACCTGCTGGAGTACCCGGACCTGTTCGAGGGCTCGCACGTGATGACCGGGCTGGTCGACGAGATCGTCGCCGGGGCCCGCGTCGAGCTGGACAAGGTGCTGGAGATGGGCGGCGTGGTCACCGCCGTGGAGACCGGCTACCTCAAGAGCGCCCTGGTCGCCGCGCTGGCCGAGCGGCGGCGGCGGATGGAGGCCGGCGCCGACGTGGTGGTCGGCGTCAACCGGTTCACCGAGACCGAACCGAGCCCGCTGACCGCCGCCGGCGCGGAGGCGGTCGAGCAGGTGGACCCGGCGGTGGAGGCGGACGCCGCGATCGGCGTACGCGAGTGGCGGGCCGGGCGGGACGGCGCCGCGGTCGCCGCGGCGCTGGACCGGCTACGGGCCGACGCGGCGACCACCGCGAACCTGATGCCGGCGACGCTCGCGTGCGTGCGGGCCGGCGTCACCACGGGGGAGTGGGCGGGCGCGCTGCGGCAGGTCTTCGGCGAGTACCGGGCGCCCACCGGCCTGGCCGGTGGGGTCGGGCCGGGCACGGACCCGGGCCTCGCGGGCGTCCGGGAACGCGTCGCCGCCACCGCCCGTGAGCTGGGCAGCGGGCGACTGCGGCTGCTGGTCGGCAAGCCCGGCCTGGACGGGCACTCCAACGGTGCCGAGCAGATCGCGGTGCGCGCCCGGGACGCCGGCTTCGAGGTGGTCTACCAGGGCATCCGGTTGACCGCCGGCCAGATCGTCGCGGCCGCGGTGGAGGAGGACGTCGACCTGGTGGGGCTCTCCGTGCTCTCCGGGTCGCACCTCGCGGCCGTGCCGGCCGTGCTGGACGGCCTGCGCGCCGCCGGCCGGGGTGACCTGCCGGTGGTGGTGGGCGGCATCATTCCGACCGGCGACGGCGAGCACCTGCGCGCGGCCGGGGTGGCCCGGGTCTTCACGCCGAAGGACTTCGCGCTCACCGGCATCATCGACGAGCTGGTCACGGTGATCCGGGAGGCCAACGGGCTGGCGTGA
- a CDS encoding ABC transporter permease, with amino-acid sequence MTTTTKPAAPVAATPARRVGPVALGLRQGRLEITQFLRSRESVVFTMGFPIIMILIFAAIFGDEIAPGVSYTQYFITGMIATGLMTVSFQNLGIWIPIERDRGVLKRYRGTPMPKWVYFAGKVLMVVAVGVAETALLLAVSVALFDLSLPGTAGRWLTFGWVAVLGVTACTLCGIAISSLARTARSGSAVVTPVALVLQFISGVFFVFTELPSWMQQVAALFPLKWMCQGLRAVFLPESFAGREPGGSFELGRVALVLGAWCVIGLVLCLTTFRWTTRRDG; translated from the coding sequence ATGACCACCACCACCAAGCCGGCGGCCCCGGTCGCCGCCACCCCGGCCCGCCGGGTGGGCCCGGTCGCGCTCGGGCTACGGCAGGGCCGGCTGGAGATCACGCAGTTCCTGCGCAGCCGGGAGTCCGTCGTCTTCACGATGGGCTTCCCGATCATCATGATCCTGATCTTCGCGGCGATCTTCGGTGACGAGATCGCGCCGGGGGTCAGCTACACGCAGTACTTCATCACCGGGATGATCGCAACCGGCCTCATGACGGTCAGCTTCCAGAACCTCGGCATCTGGATCCCCATCGAGCGGGACCGGGGGGTGCTGAAGCGCTACCGGGGCACGCCGATGCCGAAGTGGGTCTACTTCGCCGGCAAGGTGCTCATGGTGGTGGCGGTCGGCGTCGCGGAGACCGCGCTGCTGCTGGCCGTCTCCGTCGCGCTCTTCGACCTGTCCCTGCCGGGCACCGCCGGGCGGTGGCTCACCTTCGGCTGGGTCGCGGTGCTCGGCGTGACCGCGTGCACGCTCTGCGGCATCGCCATCTCGTCGCTGGCCCGCACCGCGCGCAGCGGCTCGGCGGTGGTCACGCCGGTGGCGCTGGTGCTCCAGTTCATCTCCGGGGTGTTCTTCGTCTTCACCGAGCTGCCGAGCTGGATGCAGCAGGTGGCGGCGCTCTTCCCGCTGAAGTGGATGTGCCAGGGGCTGCGTGCGGTGTTCCTGCCGGAGAGCTTCGCCGGCCGGGAGCCGGGCGGGTCGTTCGAGCTGGGCCGGGTCGCCCTGGTGCTCGGGGCCTGGTGCGTGATCGGCCTGGTGCTGTGCCTCACGACGTTCCGCTGGACCACCCGGCGCGACGGCTGA
- a CDS encoding DUF2550 domain-containing protein, producing MEIVEGIGIGVAVVLVALLILFVRRALVTRSGGIIRLSVRVSTLLDGRGWSPGFGRFVGDELRWYRMFSFALRPKRVLSRKGLAVERRRLPEGQERLSMPADWIILRCTSHHAPVEIAMARSTVTGFLSWLEAAPPGAASPRLASQDWPAA from the coding sequence ATGGAGATCGTCGAGGGGATCGGGATCGGCGTAGCCGTCGTTCTCGTCGCGCTCCTGATCCTCTTCGTCCGGCGGGCCCTGGTCACCCGCAGCGGTGGCATCATCCGGCTCAGCGTCCGGGTCTCCACGCTGCTCGACGGGCGGGGCTGGTCGCCCGGCTTCGGCCGGTTCGTCGGTGACGAGCTCCGCTGGTACCGGATGTTCAGCTTCGCGCTGCGTCCCAAGCGGGTTCTCTCCCGCAAGGGGTTGGCCGTCGAGCGACGGCGGCTCCCCGAGGGGCAGGAGCGGCTCTCCATGCCCGCTGACTGGATCATTCTCCGCTGTACCAGTCACCATGCTCCGGTGGAGATCGCCATGGCGCGATCCACGGTCACCGGCTTCCTCTCCTGGCTCGAGGCCGCCCCACCCGGGGCGGCCTCGCCGCGTCTGGCCTCCCAGGACTGGCCGGCCGCCTAG
- a CDS encoding F0F1 ATP synthase subunit epsilon: protein MAQQLHVELVAVEEKVWSGEAEMVVARTTEGELGVLPGHAPLLGQLAEPGQVRIKLPGGQQVSYEVDGGFLSVSAEGVTVLAESATPVDAAQSR from the coding sequence GTGGCACAGCAGCTTCACGTCGAGCTCGTAGCCGTCGAGGAGAAGGTCTGGTCCGGCGAGGCCGAGATGGTCGTCGCCCGGACGACCGAAGGTGAGCTCGGCGTGCTGCCGGGGCACGCGCCGCTGCTCGGTCAGCTCGCCGAGCCCGGCCAGGTCCGCATCAAGCTCCCCGGTGGCCAGCAGGTCTCCTACGAGGTGGACGGCGGCTTCCTCTCCGTGAGCGCCGAGGGCGTGACCGTCCTCGCCGAGAGCGCCACCCCGGTCGACGCCGCGCAGAGCCGCTGA
- a CDS encoding response regulator transcription factor produces MHRAIADHDRERRPTPRDPGLRLLTPREREVLALLGAGLSNAEIGDRLHLGVTTVKTHVSAAMEKLDLRNRVQAAVVAHRLGLVDDDFNAVPDPETTG; encoded by the coding sequence GTGCACCGGGCGATCGCCGACCACGACCGCGAGCGGCGGCCGACCCCCCGGGACCCGGGGCTGCGGCTGCTCACCCCTCGGGAGCGGGAGGTGTTGGCGCTGCTCGGCGCGGGCCTGTCCAACGCGGAGATCGGCGACCGGCTGCACCTCGGAGTGACGACCGTCAAGACGCACGTCTCGGCGGCGATGGAGAAGCTGGACCTGCGCAACCGGGTGCAGGCCGCGGTGGTCGCCCATCGGCTGGGCCTCGTCGACGACGACTTCAACGCCGTGCCCGATCCGGAGACGACCGGCTGA
- a CDS encoding cob(I)yrinic acid a,c-diamide adenosyltransferase, translated as MAVHLTRIYTRAGDAGTTRLSNNEQVPKTDPRIVAYADVDECNAAIGVALALGQLDDELRTVLGSIQNDLFDVGADLSTPVEPEPKYPPLRVTEEYVERLEGWCDEFNARLSKLDSFILPGGTPGAALLHVARTIARRAERAAWALVSHDPERTSTLPAKYLNRLSDLLFILSRSANPAGDVLWVPGGNR; from the coding sequence ATGGCCGTCCACCTCACGCGCATCTACACCAGGGCCGGCGATGCCGGCACGACCAGGCTGAGCAACAACGAGCAGGTACCGAAGACCGATCCACGGATCGTCGCGTACGCCGACGTGGACGAGTGCAACGCGGCGATCGGCGTCGCCCTCGCCCTCGGCCAACTCGACGACGAACTACGGACCGTGCTCGGGTCGATCCAGAACGACCTCTTCGACGTGGGTGCCGACCTGTCCACCCCGGTCGAGCCGGAGCCGAAGTATCCGCCGCTGCGCGTCACCGAGGAGTACGTCGAGCGCCTCGAGGGCTGGTGCGACGAGTTCAACGCGCGGCTGAGCAAGCTGGACTCCTTCATCCTCCCCGGCGGCACCCCGGGCGCGGCCCTGCTGCACGTGGCGCGGACCATCGCACGGCGGGCCGAGCGGGCCGCATGGGCGCTGGTCAGCCATGACCCGGAGCGGACCAGCACGCTCCCCGCCAAGTATCTCAACCGGCTCTCCGACCTGTTGTTCATTCTGTCGAGGTCGGCCAATCCGGCCGGAGATGTGCTATGGGTCCCGGGCGGGAACCGTTGA
- a CDS encoding ABC transporter ATP-binding protein: protein MDNELAIAVRGLRKTYGGTAAVAGLDLEVRRGEVFALLGPNGAGKTTTVEILEGYRQRDAGEVSVLGSDPAAPAADWRARVGIVLQGTGEFDELTVGEVVRHFAGFYPDADDPAKVIERVGLTAKARARTHTLSGGQKRRLDVALGIIGRPELLFLDEPTTGFDPEARREFWELIRDLAAAGTTILLTTHYLDEAEALADRVGVIAGGRLVEVAAPDQLGDRREALATVSWRTPEGTLESVQSATPTALVAELAARHGGEVPGLTVTRPTLEDVYLTMIGHR from the coding sequence ATGGACAACGAGCTCGCCATCGCGGTGCGAGGGCTGCGCAAGACGTACGGCGGGACGGCGGCGGTCGCCGGCCTCGATCTGGAGGTGCGTCGCGGCGAGGTCTTCGCCCTGCTCGGTCCGAACGGAGCGGGCAAGACCACCACCGTGGAGATCCTGGAGGGCTACCGACAGCGGGACGCCGGCGAGGTCTCGGTGCTGGGCAGCGACCCGGCCGCCCCCGCGGCGGACTGGCGGGCCCGGGTGGGCATCGTCCTCCAGGGCACCGGCGAGTTCGACGAGCTGACCGTCGGCGAGGTGGTCCGGCACTTCGCCGGCTTCTACCCGGACGCCGACGACCCGGCGAAGGTGATCGAACGCGTCGGCCTGACCGCCAAGGCCCGGGCCCGGACGCACACCCTCTCCGGCGGCCAGAAGCGCCGACTCGACGTGGCGCTGGGCATCATCGGCCGCCCCGAGCTGCTCTTCCTCGACGAGCCCACGACCGGCTTCGACCCGGAGGCCCGCCGCGAGTTCTGGGAGCTGATCCGCGACCTGGCCGCCGCCGGCACCACGATCCTGCTCACCACCCACTACCTGGACGAGGCCGAGGCGCTGGCCGACCGGGTCGGCGTGATCGCCGGCGGGCGGCTGGTCGAGGTGGCCGCCCCGGACCAGCTCGGCGACCGGCGGGAGGCGCTCGCGACGGTCTCCTGGCGTACGCCGGAGGGCACGCTGGAGAGCGTGCAGAGCGCGACGCCGACGGCGCTGGTGGCCGAACTGGCCGCGCGTCACGGCGGCGAGGTCCCCGGGCTCACCGTGACCCGGCCGACCCTGGAAGACGTCTACCTCACGATGATCGGACACCGATGA
- a CDS encoding polysaccharide deacetylase family protein, with the protein MSVKNLRVPLAVTLAVLAAVAALVAGPTPRQEAVSAGLARLPRTDAPTAATPGGENGAPAAGGTPGPIGGPGANGGPGTNGGPGANGASGAPGTPNAPEATPPASGPTPPGATPPGTLPPVVDHGPRTGNKVALTFDADLTDAMRRQLRTGAVRSYANLAIIDLLERRQVPATFFLTGKWVEEYPQVTRRLAGNPRFELANHTYGHAAFTPDCYDLPRIPKRSMTADVARTFDVIAPYGGRQTRYFRFPGLCHDRTALSALAPLGVTVVDGDVVSGDPFATAWRPLVRAVLSQVRPGSVIIMHVTEANAPMTDEALPHILAGLAERGLRPAPLSEVLSNGEPTP; encoded by the coding sequence GTGTCCGTGAAGAACCTCCGCGTTCCCCTCGCCGTGACGCTCGCCGTGCTCGCGGCCGTGGCAGCTCTCGTCGCCGGCCCCACGCCCCGGCAGGAGGCGGTGAGCGCCGGCCTCGCCCGGCTCCCCCGGACCGACGCCCCGACAGCCGCAACACCCGGTGGCGAGAACGGCGCGCCGGCCGCGGGCGGCACACCGGGCCCGATCGGCGGGCCGGGCGCGAACGGCGGGCCGGGCACGAACGGCGGGCCGGGCGCGAACGGCGCATCGGGCGCGCCGGGCACTCCGAACGCCCCGGAGGCGACACCCCCGGCCAGTGGGCCCACACCTCCCGGTGCCACCCCGCCCGGCACGCTGCCGCCGGTGGTCGACCACGGGCCTCGTACGGGGAACAAGGTCGCGCTCACCTTCGACGCCGACCTGACCGACGCCATGCGGCGCCAACTGCGCACCGGCGCGGTGCGGTCGTACGCGAACCTGGCGATCATCGACCTGCTGGAACGGCGGCAGGTGCCGGCGACCTTCTTCCTGACCGGCAAGTGGGTCGAGGAGTATCCGCAGGTGACCCGGCGGCTGGCCGGGAACCCACGGTTCGAGTTGGCCAACCACACGTACGGGCACGCGGCCTTCACACCGGACTGCTACGACCTGCCCCGGATCCCGAAACGGAGCATGACCGCGGACGTGGCCCGGACGTTCGACGTGATCGCGCCGTACGGGGGCCGACAGACCCGGTACTTCCGCTTTCCCGGGCTGTGCCACGACCGCACCGCGCTGAGCGCCCTGGCCCCGCTCGGCGTCACGGTGGTGGACGGCGACGTGGTGAGCGGGGACCCGTTCGCCACCGCGTGGCGGCCGTTGGTGCGCGCGGTCCTGTCCCAGGTACGCCCCGGCTCGGTGATCATCATGCACGTCACCGAGGCCAACGCTCCGATGACCGACGAGGCGCTGCCGCACATCCTGGCCGGCCTGGCCGAACGCGGTCTGCGACCGGCCCCGCTGTCGGAGGTCCTGTCGAACGGGGAACCGACGCCCTGA
- a CDS encoding DUF4126 domain-containing protein has translation MFEVLTGTGLAASAGLNAYIPLLTMGLLARYTDLIDLPSGWAWLGNGWVMAILAALLAVEVVADKVPVVDHVNDVVQTVVRPTAGGLAFGAGSSAETVTVSDPGSFFSSHQWVPVVTGVLVALGVHLLKSAARPVINATTAGVGAPVASTAEDATSVLMSVVAILLPVLVLFFLVGLVASLFWFRRRRADRRREREAARAAGFRV, from the coding sequence GTGTTCGAAGTCCTCACCGGAACCGGTCTCGCCGCGTCGGCGGGTCTGAACGCCTACATCCCCCTGCTCACCATGGGTCTGCTGGCCCGCTACACCGACCTGATCGACCTGCCCAGTGGCTGGGCGTGGCTCGGCAACGGCTGGGTGATGGCCATCCTGGCGGCGTTGCTCGCCGTCGAGGTGGTCGCCGACAAGGTGCCGGTGGTCGACCACGTGAACGACGTCGTGCAGACCGTGGTCCGCCCGACCGCCGGTGGCCTGGCCTTCGGGGCCGGGTCCTCCGCCGAGACGGTGACGGTGAGCGACCCGGGTTCCTTCTTCTCGTCGCACCAGTGGGTCCCGGTGGTGACCGGCGTGCTCGTCGCGCTCGGGGTGCACCTGCTCAAGTCGGCGGCCCGCCCGGTGATCAACGCGACCACCGCCGGCGTCGGCGCGCCCGTCGCCAGCACCGCCGAGGACGCGACCAGCGTGCTGATGTCGGTGGTGGCGATCCTGCTGCCGGTGCTCGTCCTGTTCTTCCTGGTCGGTCTCGTCGCCTCCCTGTTCTGGTTCCGGCGTCGCCGGGCCGACCGTCGGCGCGAGCGGGAGGCGGCCCGGGCAGCCGGCTTCCGCGTCTGA
- a CDS encoding DedA family protein — protein sequence MTFLDSLTDRLVGLPPAVVLLVAALVLAGEVGLLAGLVLPAATTMLTVGLLARTGEVDLSAALVVTTLAAFTGDQLGYLEGRLLGPRVRAARLGRRIGPDRWQRAEALVATRGGPAVLVGRWTAFVRTLVPRVAGAVGLPYRRFVLFDGIGVVVWVPGTVLVGYLAGGVPTGPLAAAGAVLAVAVGGVLLAHRLRARRRVRATRSCTGPARRGRAPAGPGPRPRRPGPGRGVRSRRGVLDSPEHWR from the coding sequence GTGACGTTCCTCGACTCGCTGACCGACCGGCTCGTCGGGCTGCCGCCCGCCGTGGTGCTGCTGGTCGCCGCCCTCGTCCTCGCCGGTGAGGTCGGCCTGCTCGCCGGGCTGGTGCTCCCCGCGGCCACCACCATGCTGACCGTCGGCCTGCTGGCCCGTACGGGCGAGGTGGACCTGTCCGCCGCGCTCGTCGTCACCACGCTGGCCGCGTTCACCGGCGACCAGCTCGGCTACCTGGAGGGGCGCCTCCTGGGGCCCCGGGTGCGGGCCGCCCGGCTCGGGCGACGGATCGGCCCGGACCGGTGGCAGCGCGCCGAGGCCCTGGTGGCGACGCGCGGCGGGCCGGCCGTGCTGGTGGGCCGGTGGACGGCGTTCGTCCGGACCCTGGTGCCCCGGGTGGCCGGTGCGGTGGGGCTGCCGTACCGGCGGTTCGTCCTGTTCGACGGGATCGGGGTGGTCGTGTGGGTGCCCGGGACGGTGCTGGTCGGTTACCTCGCCGGTGGCGTGCCGACGGGGCCGCTGGCCGCCGCCGGAGCGGTGCTCGCCGTCGCGGTCGGCGGCGTCCTCCTGGCACACCGGCTCCGGGCGCGCCGCCGCGTCCGGGCGACCCGGTCCTGTACCGGGCCGGCGCGACGCGGACGTGCCCCGGCCGGACCGGGGCCGCGCCCCCGCCGTCCCGGGCCGGGCCGGGGCGTACGCAGCCGGCGCGGCGTGCTGGACAGCCCCGAACACTGGCGTTGA
- a CDS encoding DUF1540 domain-containing protein, which produces MTAAIEMPHVEECVVAACAYNHTGDCHAFAITIGSADHAHCHTFVELPVRAGVADLTAQVGACQRADCRHNEQLECHAPAIRVGPDNDLADCMTYVER; this is translated from the coding sequence ATGACCGCAGCGATCGAGATGCCCCACGTCGAGGAGTGTGTCGTCGCCGCGTGCGCGTACAACCACACCGGTGACTGCCACGCCTTCGCGATCACGATCGGCAGCGCGGACCACGCGCACTGCCACACCTTCGTCGAGCTGCCGGTGCGCGCCGGCGTCGCCGACCTGACCGCCCAGGTCGGCGCCTGCCAGCGGGCCGACTGCCGGCACAACGAGCAGCTGGAGTGCCACGCCCCGGCCATCCGGGTCGGCCCGGACAACGACCTGGCCGACTGCATGACGTATGTCGAGCGCTGA
- a CDS encoding 3-hydroxyacyl-CoA dehydrogenase family protein translates to MAGRLAVVGAGLMGSGIAQVAAQAGWQVTLRDLDDAATGRGVAGIRKSLEKFAEKGKIAADDVEATLGRITPTTDLEAAADADIVVEAVFERLEVKHEVFRALDKICKADAVLATNTSAIPVTQIAAVTDRPESVVGTHFFSPVPMMKLCELVRGYKTSDATLATVKAFAEEIGKTVVVVNRDIAGFVTTRLIAALVVEAVKLVESGVVSAEDLDTACRLGFGHAMGPLATTDLTGVDVLLHAAKNIYTDTADEKFFPPELLQRMVTAGDLGRKSGKGFYTY, encoded by the coding sequence ATGGCGGGTCGACTCGCGGTCGTCGGGGCGGGGCTGATGGGCTCCGGGATCGCCCAGGTGGCGGCGCAGGCGGGCTGGCAGGTGACGTTGCGGGACCTGGACGACGCGGCGACCGGCCGCGGCGTCGCCGGCATCCGGAAGTCGCTGGAGAAGTTCGCCGAGAAGGGGAAGATCGCGGCCGACGACGTCGAGGCGACGCTGGGCCGGATCACCCCGACCACCGACCTGGAGGCCGCCGCCGACGCGGACATCGTGGTCGAGGCCGTGTTCGAGCGGCTGGAGGTCAAGCACGAGGTGTTCCGCGCGCTCGACAAGATCTGCAAGGCGGACGCCGTCCTCGCCACGAACACCTCGGCCATCCCGGTGACCCAGATCGCGGCGGTCACCGATCGCCCGGAGTCGGTGGTCGGCACCCACTTCTTCTCGCCGGTGCCGATGATGAAGCTCTGCGAGCTGGTCCGGGGCTACAAGACCAGCGACGCCACGCTGGCCACGGTGAAGGCGTTCGCCGAGGAGATCGGCAAGACCGTGGTCGTGGTCAACCGGGACATCGCCGGTTTCGTCACCACCCGGCTGATCGCCGCCCTCGTCGTGGAGGCGGTGAAGCTGGTCGAGTCGGGTGTCGTGTCGGCCGAGGACCTGGACACCGCGTGCCGGCTCGGCTTCGGCCACGCCATGGGCCCGCTGGCCACCACCGACCTGACGGGCGTCGACGTGCTGCTGCACGCCGCGAAGAACATCTACACGGACACCGCGGACGAGAAGTTCTTCCCGCCGGAGCTGCTCCAGCGCATGGTCACCGCCGGTGACCTCGGCCGCAAGAGCGGCAAGGGCTTCTACACGTACTGA
- the murA gene encoding UDP-N-acetylglucosamine 1-carboxyvinyltransferase has product MTHSLRIPDLTIPVRPDAAPGWPGGVGPGDAGDPAVNDVDVIRVSGGARLAGTVHVVGAKNSALKLMAAALLAPGRSVITNVPRITDIAIMGEVLRRLGCDVRFDADDPVDPMVAGGGVARSRSVSIDVPERPGAEADYDLVRRLRASICVLGPLLARLGHVRVAHPGGDAIGSRGLDMHISGLTRMGAEISGEHGFVIASAPHGLHGAEITLDFPSVGATENLVMAAVLARGATVIDNAAREPEIVDICTMLQQMGAQISGAGTSTLHIEGVRELRPVRHATVGDRIVAGTWAFGAAMTRGDVTVTGVDPEFLQVALDKLVAAGGLVETRADAFRIRMDERPGAVDVVTLPFPGFATDLLPMAIGLAAVSDGASLITENIFDGRFMFANEMMRLGADIKTDGHHALVCGRDRLSGAPVRATDIRAGAGLIIAGLCADGVTEVSHVHHVDRGYPDFVADLRALGVSVERGTAPEGPDLTI; this is encoded by the coding sequence ATGACGCACAGCCTACGGATACCTGACCTGACGATTCCGGTGCGGCCGGACGCCGCCCCCGGCTGGCCGGGCGGGGTCGGCCCGGGCGACGCGGGCGATCCGGCGGTCAACGACGTCGACGTCATCCGCGTGAGCGGGGGCGCCCGGCTGGCCGGCACGGTGCACGTCGTCGGCGCGAAGAACTCGGCGCTCAAGCTGATGGCCGCCGCGTTGCTCGCCCCGGGACGCAGCGTGATCACCAATGTCCCCCGGATCACCGACATCGCGATCATGGGTGAGGTGCTGCGCCGGCTGGGTTGTGACGTCCGGTTCGACGCCGACGACCCGGTGGACCCCATGGTCGCCGGTGGCGGGGTCGCCCGGTCCCGCTCGGTCTCCATCGACGTGCCCGAGCGGCCCGGCGCGGAGGCCGACTACGACCTGGTCCGCCGGCTGCGGGCGTCGATCTGCGTGCTCGGCCCGCTGCTGGCCCGCCTCGGCCACGTACGGGTGGCGCACCCCGGCGGCGACGCCATCGGGTCCCGCGGCCTGGACATGCACATCTCCGGGCTGACCCGGATGGGTGCGGAGATCTCCGGCGAGCACGGGTTCGTCATCGCGTCCGCGCCGCACGGCCTGCACGGCGCGGAGATCACGCTCGACTTCCCGAGCGTGGGCGCCACCGAGAACCTGGTGATGGCGGCGGTGCTGGCCCGCGGCGCCACGGTCATCGACAACGCGGCCCGGGAGCCGGAGATCGTCGACATCTGCACGATGCTCCAGCAGATGGGCGCCCAGATCTCCGGTGCGGGCACGTCCACGCTGCACATCGAAGGGGTGCGCGAGCTGCGGCCGGTGCGCCACGCCACGGTGGGCGACCGGATCGTCGCCGGCACCTGGGCCTTCGGGGCCGCGATGACCCGCGGCGACGTGACGGTCACCGGGGTGGACCCCGAATTCCTCCAGGTCGCGCTGGACAAGCTGGTCGCGGCCGGCGGGCTGGTGGAGACCCGGGCGGACGCCTTCCGGATTCGGATGGACGAGCGGCCGGGCGCGGTGGATGTGGTGACGCTGCCCTTTCCGGGTTTCGCCACCGACCTGCTGCCGATGGCGATCGGGCTGGCGGCGGTGAGCGACGGCGCCTCGCTGATCACCGAGAACATCTTCGACGGGCGCTTCATGTTCGCCAACGAGATGATGCGGCTGGGCGCCGACATCAAGACCGACGGCCACCACGCCCTGGTCTGCGGCCGCGACCGCCTCTCCGGGGCGCCGGTGCGGGCCACCGACATCCGGGCCGGCGCCGGGCTGATCATCGCGGGGCTCTGCGCGGACGGCGTCACCGAGGTCTCCCACGTGCACCACGTCGACCGTGGTTACCCGGACTTCGTGGCCGACCTGCGGGCGCTCGGGGTGAGCGTGGAGCGGGGGACCGCGCCGGAGGGGCCCGACCTGACCATCTGA